A single Anopheles maculipalpis chromosome 3RL, idAnoMacuDA_375_x, whole genome shotgun sequence DNA region contains:
- the LOC126563677 gene encoding U7 snRNA-associated Sm-like protein LSm11: MHDSDSESATSDSDSSSELDVGSKRFNPLKALYSAKLKVPVATARLHDNVSVLESKQNTLGGFAEPYDENRVKQIRAAQNANKVKVIPRGQKPERRFLPEQGPVAYVRPLKHTKNLLTRLEKGFEGPLALMQKWMQERRRVRVHIRKQKGIRGHVSGVIELFDKHWNIAISDVCETYTRRKYRYSENNLHPDSIVAPTDCSERLRRLGIVLAKTTVRSEGKKNVIITRKLPQLLIHGIQVVLVTPEPNDPQASTSRAKQ, translated from the exons ATGCATGATAGTGATTCCGAAAGTGCAACATCCGACTCGGACAGTTCCTCCGAGCTAGACGTCGGCAGCAAGCGATTTAATCCACTGAAAGCCCTATACTCCGCCAAACTGAAAGTGCCTGTTGCAACTGCCCGGCTGCATGACAACGTGAGCGTGCTGGagtcgaaacaaaacacactggGCGGTTTTGCGGAACCTTACGATGAGAATCGTGTCAAGCAAATCCGTGCCGCCCAAAATGCGAACAAAGTTAAAGTTATTCCTCGTGGACAGAAGCCGGAAAGGAGATTTCTTCCAGAGCAAG GTCCGGTAGCGTATGTACGACcattgaaacacacaaaaaaccttcTCACGCGGTTGGAAAAAGGCTTCGAAGGACCGTTAGCGTTGATGCAGAAATGGATGCAGGAACGGCGACGGGTGCGCGTACACATACGCAAGCAGAAAGGCATACGGGGCCACGTCTCGGGTGTGATTGAACTGTTCGACAAACACTGGAATATAGCGATCAGCGATGTGTGCGAAACGTACACCAGACGCAAGTATCGGTACAGCGAGAACAATCTGCATCCGGACAGTATCGTTGCGCCCACAGATTGTAGCGAGCGGTTGCGTCGGTTAGGGATCGTTCTGGCCAAGACGACGGTACGCTCGGAAGGCAAAAAGAATGTGATAATAACCCGCAAGCTGCCTCAGCTGTTAATACATGGCATTCAGGTGGTGCTGGTAACACCCGAACCGAATGATCCTCAAGCAAGTACTTCGAGAGCGAAGCAATAA